Part of the Woronichinia naegeliana WA131 genome, GATGAAAAGTGACAAAGAGGAAACAATGATGACAGCAAAACTAATTAATGTAGAGGGTTCAAAGATAAAAATAGAACTAACATTAGAACTCAGTCGTTCAATGTTGGATACAGAAATAAATATTCAAAAAGGCTTAAACGAAGTAGGTTGCATCGCCAGCAAAGAAGCCTTGAAATATTTAGATACAGATGGTTCACCCTTAAAAATCGGTGAAGAAATCTGGAAGAGTAAGGGAGAGCAACCGAAAGAATATCAAACACCTTATGGTGAGGTTATAGTGAATCGTCATGTATATCAGCGTTCACCTTTGAGGAAAAACGTATTGCCCCTTAGAAAGAGAAGCAAGGATAATCATAACATCAACGCCATTATTGGCAAAACAGGTATCCTCAAAAATGTCAGGGATGGCAGGCAAAGAGGTGAAAAATGATTTATTAGAAAATCATGGTAGAAAAGTAGCGCTATCCTATATCCAAAGATTGAGTGAAGCAGTAGGAAGTGTGGTACAGGCAAAAGAAGAAGCGTGGAGTTATGCCCCGCCCAAGGAGGATAGCCAAATTGCAACAGTGGGAATAGGATTAGATGGAACCTGTATGCTGATGTGTGAGGATGGCTACCGTGAAGCAATGGTGGGAACCGTTTCCCTATACGATAGTGAAGGCGAACGTCAACCTACAATCTATCTAGGTGCGGCACCAGAGTATGGAAAAAAGAGTTTTCTAGAAAGATTAGAAAGAGAAATTGAGCGAGCGAAAAACCGTTATCCAGAGGCAACATTGGTCGGGATAGCAGACGGGGCAGAATCAAATTGGAAGTTTTTAGAAAAGCAAACGGAAGAACAGATATTAGATTTCTATCATGCCTCTGGTTACTTAGGTGCCTTGGCAGAAGCGTTGCATCCGAATACCGTGTCAAAACAAAAAGAATGGTTGACTGAAAATTGTCGAGAACTCAAGCATGAAAAAGGAAAAGCAGGAGAACTGCTAAATCTGATGAAAGAAGTCAAAGAAGAAAAAAGTCATTCTAAGAATCTTACCGAGAAACTACAAGCGGCGATTACTTATTACGAGAATCATCAGCATCAAATGGATTATGCTGAATACATAGAGAAAAAGTATCCGATTGGTTCAGGTGTTACGGAAGCAGCTTGTAAGACGTTGGTCAAACAACGATTATGTTGTTCAGGGATGCGATGGAAGGAAAAAGGAGCAGGAATTATTTTGAGCCTACGAGCTTTGGTATTGACCAAGGAACGATGGAGTCAATTTTGGGCAAAACTTGATCAATATGGGTTCCCTGTAGAACCCTGATTACAACAGCTTTTATCAACTAAAGGTCGCACCCGCTCATAAGGGTGTGACCTTTAGTTGATGAAGGAAAAGAAAAGTGTTAACATGAGATGAAAAGGGGTGCATCCCACTTAAGATAATACATTGACACTCAAAAGAGGAGAGTGATTGAGATAAGCACATCGTAGCCGAAGAATACGAGAAACATTATGAAGATGCCAACGTGCTCCCGACAATTTAACCCTAGCTCCCACCTGTTTAATCTTAGACTCCACATCACCAGAACCAATCACAATACCAAGCTGTTGATAGTATTGGTAATCAGGGATACGCTGATAATACTTCGTCAAATAGGCTTGAAAATTCTTTGCCCTCTTGCTTTTGACTCCATCAAACGCATCTATTGCCTTGTTTGCCTTGTTCACAAAACCCCGCCACAGTAAATGCTCCACTGCTTCTAGCCGTTTGAGAGAGCCACCCACTTTGAACAGATTCTCCTTGAGATGATACCAATCCAACACCTCTCGTCGTATCAGCCACGATTGAGTGGCGAAACTCTCTACCGCATTCCAGATTCCGGGATGACCATCTCCCAAAAAGGTCACTATTGGGGACAAAGGTTGAACATTGCTCCAATTCTTTAAGCCCTCTGGGTCTTGGAAAAAGGCTTCACAGACATTGCCATGAAGACTCACCAGTTTATAATCTCGCCACTGTCCCCCTTCCTTCTCCTCGCCCCGCAGACAAATCTTTCCCCCATCTATACTGACCCCCGCACTCTCTGACTGAGCTTGAGCTAAGGGCAGTTCTGTCCGTTCTACCAAGCGATGTAAACTGCTATGTCCTACTTTTATCCCCATCAACTCCTCTATATCTTCTTCTGCTTGTTGGTAGGATGTTTTCGCACTGGCTCTTAGACAGCATTTCTCTAAACCTGGACTTAAGACGATTTTTGGCGACACCTTTAGTTTTCTGGCTTGTTTTTGGCTTATTTCCACTTCTCCGACTAGGGTTTTGATTTTTCGCTTGTTTCCAGACCGTTTTTTTCCCCCTTCTGAAAAAAAAACTCCCCCATTGTTGGCCCCACAATTTCTAACATCTGGGTTCTGACTTCTACTTCGATGCTTCCAAAGTCCTTCTGTTTCTCTGGTTCCGTATATTTGCGCAGGATACGGGCTGATTCGGTGAGATGCTGTTTTAACAGTGCTTTTTCTTCTGGGGGAATCGGTAACATACTTTTTTCGCTCATCAGTTTTTTTCCATTTTACCCCAGATTCTATGTACTACTTTATCCGGGATGTACCCGATGAAAAGTGACAAAGAGGAAACAATGATGACAGCAAAACTAATTAGGGTCTGCTGAAAAAGTCCACAAAACGAACCTAGATGCCACAGGAGGCGAAAAATGGTGACTTCAGAGAGTAGTTTCCAATTTCAACCCCCAGTTTTCCAACGACGTGCATGGGCTTTGAGCCTCCAAAGGCCATAACCTTGCACCTGATCGTTTTTAAAATGCTTGAAAGCATTATCTGGCAAGGGTTCTATACTTATTCAGCAAGCCCTAATTAATGTAGAGGGTTCAAAGATAAAAATAGAACTAACATTAGAACTAAGTCGTTCAATGTTGGATACAGAAATAAATATTCAAAAAGGCTTAAACGAAGTAGGTTGCATCGCCAGCAAAGAAGCCTTGAAATATTTAGATACAGATGGTTCACCCTTAAAAATCGGTGAAGAAATCTGGAAGAGTAAGGGAGAGCAACCGAAAGAATATCAAACACCTTATGGTGAGGTTATAGTGAATCGTCATGTATATCAGCGTTCACCTTTGAGGAAAAACGTATTGCCCCTTAGAAAGAGAAGCAAGGATAATCATAACATCAACGCCATTATTGGCAAAACAGGTATCCTCAAAAATGTCAGGGATGGCAGGCAAAGAGGTGAAAAATGATTTATTAGAAAATCATGGTAGAAAAGTAGCGCTATCCTATATCCAAAGATTGAGTGAAGCAGTAGGAAGTGTGGTACAGGCAAAAGAAGAAGCGTGGAGTTATGCCCCGCCCAAGGAGGATAGCCAAATTGCAACAGTGGGAATAGGATTAGATGGAACCTGTATGCTGATGTGTGAGGATGGCTACCGTGAAGCAATGGTGGGAACCGTTTCCCTATACGATAGTGAAGGCGAACGTCAACATACAATCTATCTAGGTGCGGCACCAGAGTATGGAAAAAAGAGTTTTCTAGAAAGATTAGAAAGAGAAATTGAGCGAGCGAAAAACCGTTATCCAGAGGCAACATTGGTCGGGATAGCAGACGGGGCAGAATCAAATTGGAAGTTTTTAGAAAAGCAAACGGAAGAACAGATATTAGATTTCTATCATGCCTCTGGTTACTTAGGTGCCTTGGCAGAAGCGTTGCATC contains:
- a CDS encoding ISKra4 family transposase, which gives rise to MKTLVGEVEISQKQARKLKVSPKIVLSPGLEKCCLRASAKTSYQQAEEDIEELMGIKVGHSSLHRLVERTELPLAQAQSESAGVSIDGGKICLRGEEKEGGQWRDYKLVSLHGNVCEAFFQDPEGLKNWSNVQPLSPIVTFLGDGHPGIWNAVESFATQSWLIRREVLDWYHLKENLFKVGGSLKRLEAVEHLLWRGFVNKANKAIDAFDGVKSKRAKNFQAYLTKYYQRIPDYQYYQQLGIVIGSGDVESKIKQVGARVKLSGARWHLHNVSRILRLRCAYLNHSPLLSVNVLS